The genome window TTCGGGAATGATGTCATGCCTGGGAAGGTATACCGAAACTTCATTTGCGGCACACGCGTTTGCCCACGCTATGACGGCATCCAAAGGGGCAAGGGAATTTCTTCACGGGGAGCACGCGGCAATGGGGCTTTTGTTTCAGGAAACAGCTGCGGATACAAAAAAAGACGCGGAAATAAGGGAGTTATTTTCCTGTTTTGACCTGCCTTTAAAACTGTCCGCCTTTAATATAAAAGAGAGTGAAATTGACGCCGTAATTGACAAATACAGAAAGATAGAAGCCGCGGAAAAAATTAACCTGCAGATATCCCCCAAATTGATGTATAATATTATTAAGAGACTTTACTGATTTAATATCAGGGAGAATTTTAATGGCAAAAAAAAAGCCGGAAGTTAAACCGGAACCTCAGGAAGATGTTAAAAAAATAATAGAAAAAATAACTAAAAGCCCCGAAGCACCATCAAATATGCCAAAAACCATGCTTAAAAAAGAAGAGTGGGGACTTCTTACCATATTAAACCTGCTGCTTGCATCTGTTTTTCCCGCATATTTTGTTAATATTCTGCTGATATCATTTTTTACCGAATTGGGGCACCTGTGGACAACCCATTTAAGCGAGGTTGAAAGGGAAAAACTTGTAAATTTTGAAAAAGAGTTCAGAAAAGGGTACGAGATGGAAGGTAAGAAGAAATACGCGAAAGCCGCTGATATTTATGATTCGCTTGCGGCGAAATATTCAAAAGACGCAAGGATAGCGGAGATAGCATCGCAGCGGGCTTTGCAGCTTCGCGAAAAAAGGATAAAGAAAAAAACAGGCAGGGCACGGCGGAAATAAGCTTTAAAATAAAGGGGGAGGTTCACTGAAATTTGGAGCTTTCAAAGGAGATATTAAAAGATATCGCCGAGTTTAAATTTGACGCTGCGCTGGAGAAAGCCTCTTTAATAAAAGGCGGCGAAAAACTGCGCGCGGATATTCTTTTTATGAGCGGCAAGTTTTCAGAAGCCGAATATATATATTCTTACATCCGCGAAAAAAGCTGGGACACATCCTTAAACAGGGCGCTTATTGCGTTAAGCGAAGCAAGGGTAAGCGACGCGCGCCGGCTGCTTCTTTCAATTAAGGATAAAGATATCCGCCCGGAAAATTCCATAGTTTATTCCCTTAAAAAGGGCGGAAAAGAAAAAATTGTCGCGGAAATAAATATGTATCTTGGAGTCCTTTTTAAAAATACTGGCGATTACACTGACGCGCTTAAGTATTTTAGAAAAGCATTATTGAATGACCCTGAAAATGCCCTGATACCCGCAAATATGGGTGATATTTTTTTCAAGCAGGACAATAACGAACAGGCGGTCGCCAACTACCTTAAAGCCATAAAACTTACGGATGATAACCTTAGAAAAGCGCATCTTTATAATGATGCCGGGCTTGTTTATTACAAACAGGGGCTGCTGGCAAAGGCGGTTCAAAGTTTTAAACAGAGCCTTATTTTTGACCCTGAATACGCCAATGCCGCGCACAACCTGGGGATGATATATGTAAAAGGCGGCATGCCGGATAAGATAAAAGACGATTATAAAGAACTTCTTAAACATGAAGACGGCGTGGATATAGTCTTGAACATAACAAGGTCTGTTATAGACGAGGTCAACAGGCAGAGTAAAGCCGGCAGCGGCATAAAATCAAACAATGATACAGGCAGGATGATGACGTATGAGTGCGTGGTAAAAAAGGGGCACGCGGGAGCCGGCAGCTATAATGAAAGCAAAATTTACGTGGAAGCAAGAAATATTCTTGAAGCCATGGAAAAAGCCAAACAAAGGGGCGGCGTAAAAAAAGGCAAGTCGTATAACGCCGGGCAGAGTATAATCGCCATCAGGCAGTTAAATAACTGAGCGTGCCGGTTTAAAAACGTTTAGCGCGCGTATTTACTTTCTTCTTTTAACCTCTATTAAAAAGTCCATAGCGCCGGAATTGGCGTCTGTTTTAATTATAATTTTTCCGTCTCTGGCTGTAATGTTTTTGTATTCCGCCTGCCTGTAACCGTTGGAATCCACCCTGAAAATTTTCATTGTCCTGTATTTACCGGGGTTAAAAGTAATTTCCGTCAGGACAGGCTCTATAATTATGGGGGATGACCCGCCGTAAATAACTGAATTGCCTGCAGGGCTGTATTTAACGGAAGAGTTGTCGGATATTCCCGAAGTATGAAGTATTATCTTACCGCTTTCGTTTATGTTTTTGCCGTCCAGCGAATAAAGATAAACCGAGGCGTAATTTGTCAGGCATTTTAAATTAAAGTTTTTAAATTTTAACTTAACGCCCTTAAGAAAGCCGGTTGCGCCCTGGATTTTTGGGGCGTTTATCCTGAAAATGCCGTCATCAAGGTTCCAGAAAAGTTCTCCGGTATCAGAGGCCGCTTCGCTGTCAACTTCAGGCGCGTCAGCGGTTTTCTTTGATTCATCAAGCGTTTTTGCCGCTTTCATTAAAAGCGGGGCTTCGTAGCTTCCGCCGGCAAGCTTGAAAGCTGTGGCGGGGTTGTTATACAAATCGTCTTCTGAAAGATAAGACACGGTCGATGTTTTGCTCTCTGAAAGGTAATTGTTCCTGAAAATAAGCGCGGCAGGTATCCATTGTGAAAGGGCTTCCGGGCTGCGCGAAAAATCGGTAAAATTTTCAAGTATATTCTGCGGAGTGACCGTACCGAATTCAAACTGCATCATGGCGTTCCATCCCTGCAGTTTCGCGTAAGCCGACATTATAACGGGGGCGCCGCTTCTGTAGCGGTTGGGCAGAAGCCAGTTCCATTCGCTTACGGTAAACGGTTTGCCAAGCATCCTGCAGTGGGCAAGTTCAGCCACGGTGTTTAAGCGTGATTTTAAAACAGGTGAATTTGAAAAGTTTATGGTTTCGCGCATGGACCAGCCGCCGGAAGGGTGGTCCCAGTATGAATGGCGGTCAATGAAATCGTATTGCGCGTTTAAGGCAAGTTCCGCGTCCCAAAGTTCCCAGTGATTGCTCCCGGTTAACAGGGCTTTATACCCTTTTTCTTTAAGGCGGTTTATCATTTTGTCATAGAATTTTTTTTCTGTTTCGGCATAAAATCTTTTTGTATCAGAGGCGCGGCCGTTACATACAGCTTCAAACATTGTGTCCCAGGAGCCCCAGTTTATTTTAAACTGTTCGCGCGCCACGCTTTTTTTATCAAGCGATTCATTTTCCTGTAAAGCACACCCGCTTTTTAGCCAGGCTTCTTTTAATTTTTCATCAGAACCGTATTTATGTTTTAAAAATTCGTTAAACTTTTCATCAAGTTTCTTTATTGCGGCAGGGGATAAATCTTTGTTTCTGTCCGCGTAAAACAGGGAACTTTCGTTTACAATTTCAGAAAATATAATCGCGGGTTCGTGCAGGTATTTGACTTTTGTGTATCGGTTTTCGTGTTCAAGAAGTTTTTCTATGTATTCGTATGTAAGGTCCTGAAGTTTATCATCTATAAATATTATCTCCTTAAAGCCGCGGGGGACTGTTTTGAAATTATCAGCACCGTCGCCGGATTTAAGCTCCCTATGTACCAGGAAGTCAAGAAACACATAAATACCTGCTTCTTTAAGTTTGAATATAAGGTAGTCAAGTTTATCAAGGCTGTCTTTGGAGAAATTTCTGGTATTATCCGCGCCGGATTCAAAGATGTTGGGAACAGACCACGGGGCGTCCATATGGTGAAGCCTTACAAGGTTGCACCCTGATTTTGAAAGCCTTTTAACTGTCAAATCAACGTCTTCTTTGGAACGAAAAATGGACGGACCCATCAGATTCGTACCCCAGAATGCCGTTTTTGTGCCGTCTTCAAATATTAAAGAGCCGTCAGGTCCGGCTTTTATAAAACCGTGTTTTCCGGCGGGCGCGTCCTGAAGGTAAGTAAGGTCAATAACCGCGTCAGGTGTGAAAGGGTCCTGCACGGGATTAAAAACGCGCCAGGACGAACGGTCTTCCTGTTTAATTTCAACGTTTTGATATACTTTGCCGTTTCTGTCGCGCGCTTCAAGGCGCAGCTTATCTATGTAAATTGTGCCCGCGCAGTCAAGAAGCCCCGCCGACACCTCTATAAAAGCGGTGCCTTCAGGCACGGGATAGTTGTTTTCCCATTTTGTCCATTCTGATATTGTTTCCGCGGTTTCCCCTGCAACCGCGGGCCAGCCTCCGACCCTGTTTCCGGCAGAATCAAGAAAAAGTATGCTGATTCTGGCTTTGTCCCAGGGATTGCCGCCCTGAATAATATTTTCGGTTTTTATCATTCCTGAAAGTATTACAACGAACATTTTTTCCGGTACAACCGGAACTTTTTGAGTTATCATTGAATATGCCTTTGATTTGTTGGTGATTTTAAAACAGGAAGGGGATTCATATCCCGGGGCTTCAAAGGTGCCTTCGCCGTTTACCCAGCCTCCCCAATAAAACGGCGTGGAAGAACCGAATTCCATATCGCCGTTCATCAAAAGGTCGTCTTTCGCGCGTGGAATTTGTAAATTATCACCGGGTTCCACGCTTATGTCATCTGCCTGCATTTCGCCAATGCAGTTTGCAAGCTGAACCTGAAGGGTGATTTTTGCGGCATTCTCCGGGACGTTAAGCACGTTTACTTTTTCTGACCAGTCAAATGTGCCTTTCCACCTTCCAAGTTCCGGCCAGCCGCCCACCTGATTTCCTTTGGCATCAAAAAATAAGACCATCACGCGCGCCATTTCCCATTCTTCTTTAAATTTAATGACGTTTGAAATTTTTATCTTTGATTTTACGGTAATCTGTTTTATTGTTTTGGAATCAATGGGAATATCCTGATTAAGTTCTATATACCTGTTTGACGCGTTTACAAGCCGCGCGCATTTTCCGTTTGGCCCCTGTATCAAAGATATGCCGTCGGGAGAATTTTTAACCCAATTGTCAGGAACTCCGTCGCCGTTTGCGTCTGTTTCAAAGCCGGAATTTAAAACAAGATTTGCCGAAAATGATGTTAAGGGGAATAGAATAAAAAACAGCAAAATAAGTTTTTTCATAAAAACCTCCTAAAAATAGTATGAATTATTGTAAGGGGATTATAAAGGTAAAAACAGATCCCAGACCGGGGCCTTCTGAATCCGCCCAGACAATGCCGTCATGTAGTTGTACTATGTTTTCCACAATGCTAAGCCCTAAACCTGTGCCCTGAGCTTTTCTTGTGTTTATGTCTTCCACCTGATAGAAACGGTCGAAAACACGGCGTGCGTTATCCTTTGTAAGCCCGGGGCCGTGGTCAATGACGCGTATTGTCAGGTATTTTTCTGATTTAAGTTTAGTGATATCTTCATATTCCGGTAAATTTACTGTTTCCTTCGCGGCTTCTTTTACTTCTATTTCTATCTGCGAACCCGCCGGGGAAAATTTTATTGAATTGTTCAGAAGGTTTATCAATACCTGGGATATTCTATATTCGTCAATATTTATGTTAAGCGAAGTATATGCGGAGTTCATTTTTATGGCAATTGTTTTCTTTTCAGCGATTGATGAAATATCTCTGATGCTTGAAGCAATAACAGGGATTATGTCAGTGGTTTTTTTACTGATGGAAAAAGTACCGGATTCCATTTTTGAAAGGTCAAGCAGGTCATTAATAAGGGAGAGCAGGCGGTCTGAATTGTTTTTTATTGTCATGACGAAATCTTTCTGCTCCGGGGATAGTTTACCTCCCACTCCGCCCAGCAGAAAAGAAACAAAACCTTTTATAGAAGTTAAGGGTGTGCGCAGTTCGTGAGAAACCATTGATGTGAAATTGGTTTTAAGGGTGTCCAGTTCCTTAAGTTTCTCATAGTTCTGGCGCAGAATCTCCTGCTGTTTTCTTTTTTCTGTAATATCCTCTTTGACGGCAATATAAGCGAATATTCTTTTCTTGAAATCCATAACCGGTGAAATGGAAAGGGATTCCCAGTATAATGACCCGTCCTTTTTTTTGTTGCGAAGCTCGCCTTTCCACTGCTGCCCGGAAGAGATTGTATCCCATAGCTCTTTATATTTTTCTTTTTTAGTCTCGCCGGAATTTAAGATTTTCGGGTTTTTCCCCGCTGTTTCTTCTTTTGTATACCCGGTTACTTCCGTGAATTTTGGGTTAACGTATGTAATATTTCCCCACAGGTCGGTCATGATAATCATAGACGGTATCTGTTCAACCGCCGCCACAAGTTTTGCCATTTCTTCATGATAGGCTTTATCTTCGGTTATGTCTTCGCCGGATGATATTGTGCCGGAGAACATACCGTTATCGTCAAACATTACCGCGTTTGACCACTTTATAAGGCGGCGTTTGCCGTCTTTACGGATGATGTAATTTTCAACATAACCTTCAATAATTGTATTTTTGGAAAGCCTTTCAAAAACATTTTTTGAGTCAGCGGCGCTGTCTTCCGGGATAAAGTATTCAAACCAGTTTTTTCCGATAAGCTGTTCGCGGTCAAAATAACCCAGTATCTCGCACCCTTTTTTATTTATAAGGATAATCTGCCCTTTTTTATTTAGGGCTATAAGCATAACGCCCGCGATATCAATGTATTTCTTGGCAAGGTCGCGTTCTTTGCGCAGCATTTCTTCAAAAAAGATACTTTCGCTTCTGTCTTCTATCAGGCATACCGCTCCCAGTGTTTCGTTCATTTCCATGATAAGGGTAATGGAAACTGAGACCGGAATTTTTTTACCAAGGGAGTTTATGGCAAAAGTTTTTATTGTATTTGATCCTGAAGTTTTATCAATGTTATCAAAAAAAGAAATGCCGGCGTCAATATATGGGAATACTGAAACGAAGTTATGTATTGTTCTGCTTCCCTCCGGAATTCCAAGCAGTTTTGAAGCAGAAGAATTAACATAAGTGATATTAAAAGAATCATCAAGGATTACAAGGCTTTCATTCATGCTGGAAACAATTTTCTGTGCCAGATTTTCCGGGTTTGGTTTGGATACAGATAATTTTGTAACGGCGTAAGTTATTGATGCCGCCCATATAATAACGTATAAGTCGGACAATTCGGTAAAGACCCCGTAAAAATTAAAAAGTTTGGGGGATATAAACTCTGAAAATGTACCGGCGAATATTGCGGCGACAGTGCCCCAGAAAATTACAAGAGCCTGCCTTTTTTTTATTGTACTTCTGTTTTTATAGGCGTTTTCAAGCAGAAGCGCAAGTCCTATAATAAGGTAAGACAGGTAATATATCTGAAAGAAAAGCGGAAATTTTGATTCCGCCCAGGGCGAATACCATCCGTAAACAGAATGCACCGGCTGCAACTGAAGCAGGTCCAAAAGTTCAACAGTATAAAAAAATAAGCCGGGAAGTAAAAGCGCGGGAAGTAAAAAGGGTATTTTAAGAAGTTTTTTTCTTAATGAAATTTCAAGAAAAAACCACAGGGTAAAAAACGGGAAGATAATCCACCCAAGTGAACCTATGCGTTCCGCGTTATAAGCCGCCTGCTGTGAAATAAGCGGATTATGTTTTATTGCAAGACCAAACGACCATAGGGAGAAACATATAATCATACCGGCCGCGGATATGTTTATTTTTGAAGTCAGGTCATTTTTAAGGATATATACGGCCATCAGCACGTAAAGGGTGAAAGCTATATAATGAATGTAACCTATGGGAAAATAAGCAAGCATTTTGTCTCCATATACTAATTATATACGACTTTATGCTTTAAGGTCAAATATAATAAAAATGGTATTAAAACAAATATCAGATGAAGCCGGTTATTTTTTCGCGAAGTTCTTCAAGTTCCATATTTTTGGAAAAATAAGCGTCTGCCCCGGAAGCTTCCGCTTTGCCTTTCATTTCATTTTCAGACAGCGCTGAAAACAGTATGACTTTAATAGATTTTAATAAAGGGTCATTTTTTATGAAACTGCATACATCATACCCGCTCATTTTCGGCATCATAACATCCAGCAGGACAATTCCGGGAAGGGGGCTGTGCTGCAGATCTTCTAAGAATTCGGCGCCGCTGTGGAATTCTTTAATTTCATATTCCGAATCTTCCAGCAGAATGCGGATAAGCCTGCATATGGCCGGTTCATCATCTACCACGTATATAATATTATTTTTCATATTTTTGGCAGTATAACGCAGAATTTGGAACCTTTATCCACACCGTCAGACACCACCCAGATAAAGCCGCCGTGAGCTTCTGAAAGGCCCTTGGCGATGCTTAACCCGATTCCGGCACCCTGGTGTTTACGGGTAAGGATATCTTCCACCTGAAAAAACTTGTCAAATATTTTATCTTTATAAATATCCTGAATGCCCGGGCCGTTGTCTGTTACGGAAATTTTCAGGTACTCTTCATCCGGTTTTATCGTGTTTTTAAGGTAATCAGGAAAGCCCGTCATGCTGCCCGGAAGTATTTCAATTTCAAGGTTAACTCCGGAGTTTTCCGGGGAAAATTTAATGGCATTATTAAGAAGGTTGGAAAAGATTCTGCCAAGTCTGAAAACATCAGCCTGCCAGAATAGTTCATCATTATAATTTTTAATAAGCATAATATTTTTCTGCCGCGCAGGCTCAAAAACGTTATTTATGGATTCATCCGCAGCCGATGAAATATTACAGAGTGTTTTTTTGACGGAAAAAACCCCGGATTCTATTTTTGTAATGTCAAGAAGGTCCTCTATTATAATCTGAAATTTATTCGCGCTGTTTACAATCATTTCCAGCAGCTCGCTTTGTTTTTTGTTTATAGGCGTATCCATTGATTTTTTTAGCAGCAAAGACGAACCTTTTATAATTGTCAGGGGAGTGCGAAGTTCGTGGGAAATCATAGAGACAAAAGCGGATTTAAGCTTATCCAGCTCGGTAACACGTTTAAAGTTGCTGTCAAGTTCCTTGTACGCGTCGGAAAGGTTTTTACCCATATTGTTAAAAGCTTTTGCCAGGTTTTGAACCTCTTCATCTCCGCGGATATCTATTTTGTCTATATTTCCGCGGTTTTTTATTTTTTCGGAAAGGCCGCGCATATCATTAATCAGCCGGTTAAAAGGATTTGAAAGTTTATCAGCCATATAATATGAAGCCAGCAGGCATAGAATTGCCAGTATTATTATGGACAGCCCCATGCCGAATAATATATTCAGGCTTTGTTCCTGCGCGGTTCTTACAGGAACTACGGCGCATATTTTCCAGCCCAATTCAGGGGAGGTGTAATAAAAAATATACGATGGTATTTTATCCATAGGAATTTTTAAGAATCCTTCCCGGTTTTCCATAATTTTACTTATTGTTTTGCCGTTAAGTATTGAAATATGCTTGAATAGTTTTGTTTTGTCGGGATTTGTAAGTATCATACCGCTGCTGTCTGCCAGCATTATGTAACTGCCTTTAAGCAGTTTTATATTGTGTACAAAATTGCTGATTCTATCAAGGGTTAAATCAATTCCAAAAACCCCGCGGAGTTCGCTATTGAAGTAAATTGTTTTAGCCATGGCTATGTTAACGTCATCAGAGGTTAGCGAAAGATAAGGCTGCGTCTGCATTGTTTTTCCGGGATTTTCAGCGGCAAGTTTATACCATATCCTGACACGCGGGTCGTATTTTGTGGGCCTTGGCCGTATTTCAGACCTTACAAAAGCTCCGTTTATAAATCCGATATAAACGGAGTTTACATAAGGGTGTGCCTGTTTGTATGAAAGAAATTTATTTATTATTAACTGTTCCTGTGAAGAAAATTGATATTTGAATGTTTTTTCGTCGGCTTCAAGAAAATTTGTGAAAGTATGATAAGAGACAGAGGCCAGGGTTTTATCTGCAGAAAAACTTTCAACATCCTGTTTAACACTTAACAGCAGGGTGTTAATATTATTATTTATCTGAAAGAGCTGCGCGTTATAAAATGCAGACATGGTTTTAATGTTCAAATTGTTAAGGTTTATTATGCTCCAGATTCCCAGCAGAAGAAGCGGTAAAAAACCTGCGGCGAAATAACTTAACACAAATCTGTCTTTCAGTTTCATGCGCCCTCCGCGGAGATTAAAACTGTTTTGGCGTGTCGTTTTGCAGGTCTGATGGTTATTATACATCTGCGGGGTATAAGCAGTCAATGAAATCATAAGATATATATAAGCCAAAGAGGATAAGGCATATCCCATAAATAGAACGCGGGTTGAAATCCAATAATAAAGCCCACGGGTTTTACGTTGCGTGAAATGCGCCTTTACAAAAGTAATCTTTCTGATATTATTGATTATGTGTAATAAGGAGGAAATATGGGATTAAATACAAGGCTTACAGCAGTGGCTTTTGAGGCAATATTTATACCTGTAAAAATAGACGAAAAAAAGATAAGGGCTCTCTTTGACCGTATTTCTGACTCTCACGGAATCAAATCGTTTGGAAGAATGCCGGACGGTGCCATAGTCATGCAGGGCGGGGAAGAGTCAAACCAGTCTAAGTATATAATAATGAAAGACAGGGCTGTTGTTTCTTTTGAACAGTGCGGCAACAGCCTTAACTATTATATGAGCCTGATTGATGATTTTTTTGACCTTTTTATCAAAGAAACCGGTATTAACCTGTGTGTGGCTGCCACATCGACAATTAGAAGGACAGGTACAATTCCGGGGGAGGCCGATTCAAGGGAATACATATTAAGAAAAGCTTTTGGAATGAGCGATAAAAGGCTTGGGCCTTTTAAAAGGCCGCTGCATATTTTTGGGACAAGGATTTTTTTCCCGGCGCTGCCCGATGACCCTGCCGCTTATGACGTTAAAATAGAGAATTCGTTTGAAGATGTAAGGATGCTCTTTCTTGAAAATAAAGGCGTCTTTGCCGCCCCGTTTGACATTAAGGCGGACAGGGCGCGCCTGACAAAAATAATAGAACTTACGGATAAATTCATTGAAGAAAAAGTGAGCGATTTCATTCTTCAGTTCAAAGTGGAGGAAAATCATGAAATTTGAAGTTTTGCTTAACGGCGCCGGGGAGGCGAAAGCTGCCCTGACAGCCAGATTTATTATGGGAGAGATGGAATACAAAAAAAAGAGGATTGATTTTGAAAACGGCGGACGCATTCTGAAATTGGGTGCGGGAGATGGTGTAAAGTTTACCGTGGAAATGGCGCGAGAGCTTGGGGCGATGGCATCCTTGGAAACTAAAGCGCAGGGGCTTGACAGCCTGGCGCTGCAGCTTGAAGGAATAGGGCCGAATTTTGCGGAGGCTGCCTGCGAAGGCGCGCTGCTTGCAGCTTATACTTTTGATTCGTTTAAATCAAAAAAGGATAAAAATCCGTTTGTTAAAATAACAGCGTGCTGCGGCATGGCTGAAGAAGCCGCTGCAAGAAAAGCACATATTGTAGCGGCAAATGTAATGCTTGCGCGCGACCTGGCAAATTCACCGCCTAACAGCGCCACCCCTTCATTTATTGCTGCTGCGGCAAAAAAAGCTGCAGGAAAAAAGATGACAGTGTCGGTTCTGGAAAAGGCTGATCTTAAGAAAAATAAAATGGGCGCGTTTTACGCGGTAGCACAGGGAACTGATGAACCCGCGAAACTTGTAATAATGGAGTATAAGGGTGGTAATAAAAGTGCAAAACCGCTCGTATTTATCGGGAAAGGCATTACATTTGATTCGGGAGGCATTTCGCTAAAACCTTCATCCGGAATTGAAGACATGAAATATGACATGAGCGGGGCTGCTGCTGTGATAATGGCGATGAAGACGGCTGCAGAGCTTAATCTTAAAATAAATATCACGGCGCTTATGCCTCTGACGGAAAATCTGCCTGACGGCAAAGCGTATAAACCAAGTGATGTACTGACAACAATGTCGGGGAAAACCGTTGAAGTTATTTCCACTGATGCCGAAGGAAGGCTGATTCTTTGCGACACGATGACATATGCCATAAAAAAATATTCACCTGATGTAATGGTGGATATTGCCACTTTAACCGGGGCGTGTTCGGCGGCGCTTGCCAGCAACGCAGCCGGGGTAATGGGGAATAATCCTGAAATAGTGGCGCTTTTAAAAGAGTGCGGGGAAATAACAGGTGAACGTTTATGGGAATTTCCGTTATGGGAAGAATACCGTGAGATGATAAAAAGCAAGACCGCTGATATTAAAAATACAGGCGGGAAGAGGGCGGGCGCGATAACGGCGGGGATGTTTTTAAAAGAATTCGCGGACGGCGTTAAGTGGGCTCATCTGGATATTGCAGGGACAGCATATAATATGGAAGGAAAAACATACGCGTCTGAAGGGGCATCCGGTTTTGGTTTAAGGCTGCTTTTAAAGTTCGCGGAAAAAATAGCGGAGGAAAAAAAGGCATGAAAAAATTATTAGTATTTGTGGCTGCATTAATGTTGTTTTCTTTGTCTGTTTTTGCTGAAGAGAAAATGCCGTATACCGACAAAATCGCGCTGGGAATTGATGTATTCAAAAGCAAGGCGGTAATGCGTTTCTGGCAGGGTGATAATTTTGCAATAGACGCTTATGCCGGACTTTCTTACAGGGATGCCACAACCGTGTCATTAGGCGGAGGAGTGGCGCTGCCTGTATTTAACGCGGCGGATGTTTACGGGTATTTTGTCGGCGGCGCGGGTTTCGGCCTTGCGGCGTATTCACAAACAGGGCTTACTTCCACAGGTATCAGTTTTGGAATAAACGCGGGGATTGAATTGGAAGTATTTCTTACTCCGCTTAGCAAAAATTTAAGTATTGCAAGCGCTGTCGGAATGACAGCGGGAATGACAAGGACGGAAAATAAGATAACAATACCCGGCGATGAACATACGGATGTTGAAAATGAATTTTATTTTGGTCTTGCTGAAGGCGCGGCGGTTAATTCGCTGATTATAAGGTACTATTTCTAATAAAAGCAAAAACTGAACATTTTTTAAGGGAGGCAGGTATTATAATACCTGCCTCCTTTTTGTCTTTATGGACAAATAGCAGTAATTGAAGGCAGTAAATAAAGGCGAAAAGGTAATTGGTTAAATAAACAAATTAACAAGATGCTAAAAATAATACTTTATATGACGGTTGACAACAAAAAAGAATATGATATTATATATTATAAGAAATCATTTTCAGGTTTAGGAGGATACTTTGCAAAATATCTCGAAAAGATTATTTTTTCTGGTATCTCTATTTCTGGTTTT of Candidatus Goldiibacteriota bacterium HGW-Goldbacteria-1 contains these proteins:
- a CDS encoding leucyl aminopeptidase, producing MKFEVLLNGAGEAKAALTARFIMGEMEYKKKRIDFENGGRILKLGAGDGVKFTVEMARELGAMASLETKAQGLDSLALQLEGIGPNFAEAACEGALLAAYTFDSFKSKKDKNPFVKITACCGMAEEAAARKAHIVAANVMLARDLANSPPNSATPSFIAAAAKKAAGKKMTVSVLEKADLKKNKMGAFYAVAQGTDEPAKLVIMEYKGGNKSAKPLVFIGKGITFDSGGISLKPSSGIEDMKYDMSGAAAVIMAMKTAAELNLKINITALMPLTENLPDGKAYKPSDVLTTMSGKTVEVISTDAEGRLILCDTMTYAIKKYSPDVMVDIATLTGACSAALASNAAGVMGNNPEIVALLKECGEITGERLWEFPLWEEYREMIKSKTADIKNTGGKRAGAITAGMFLKEFADGVKWAHLDIAGTAYNMEGKTYASEGASGFGLRLLLKFAEKIAEEKKA
- a CDS encoding two-component system response regulator; amino-acid sequence: MKNNIIYVVDDEPAICRLIRILLEDSEYEIKEFHSGAEFLEDLQHSPLPGIVLLDVMMPKMSGYDVCSFIKNDPLLKSIKVILFSALSENEMKGKAEASGADAYFSKNMELEELREKITGFI